In Thermus tengchongensis, a single genomic region encodes these proteins:
- a CDS encoding DOMON domain-containing protein, with product MKKALVWLLVLALGAALAQAPKVDGKIAGGEYAKSFKHDKSGITLYWSVVGDTLYLALEGESKGWIGIGFLAEKTDKKKGADQYLFYMEGGKLVALDMYQTKRTGAPVADEREGGKNSILAVAATYEGGKWTVEFSRKLRTGEPTDVDIVPGRKTIVMLAYASKMDPKEEHKKTERWYLEDFVF from the coding sequence ATGAAAAAGGCTCTGGTCTGGCTTCTGGTTCTGGCCCTAGGTGCGGCGCTGGCCCAAGCGCCCAAGGTGGACGGCAAGATCGCTGGGGGCGAGTACGCCAAGAGCTTCAAGCACGACAAAAGCGGCATCACCCTCTACTGGAGCGTGGTGGGGGATACCCTCTACTTGGCCCTCGAGGGCGAGAGCAAGGGCTGGATCGGCATCGGCTTCCTGGCGGAGAAGACGGACAAGAAGAAAGGGGCCGACCAGTACCTCTTCTACATGGAAGGGGGCAAGCTGGTGGCCCTGGACATGTACCAAACCAAGCGCACCGGTGCCCCTGTGGCGGACGAAAGGGAAGGGGGCAAGAACTCCATCCTCGCTGTTGCAGCCACCTACGAGGGCGGCAAGTGGACGGTGGAGTTCAGCCGCAAGCTGAGAACCGGGGAGCCCACCGACGTGGACATCGTTCCGGGCAGGAAGACGATCGTCATGCTGGCCTACGCCTCCAAGATGGACCCCAAGGAGGAGCACAAGAAGACCGAGCGCTGGTACCTCGAGGACTTCGTCTTCTGA
- a CDS encoding YeeE/YedE family protein, producing MERTERPQPLPLLLFFLVAGGLSWAVYQASGVRLLAAFWVAVLLGMALFHAKFGFASGFRRFLLTGESRLLRAHFLLFALACLLFFPFLAQGEAFGQPVQGFVVPVGLALLVGAFLFGVGMQLGDGCASGTLYHTGSGDTRGILVLLGFMVGSLLGVFHLPFWQALPAWAPGSALTWFPSPYLGLALWLGLLGLLYLMVAGVERRRTGRVEPLLRKEATHPLFGPWSLVGGAAVLAVGSLLLLLLQGRPWGVTAAFALWGGKLAEGLGFPVVEWALFHNPAFAERLQESVLKDPTSVTNFGLFLGAFLGAALGGALRFRDLRRIPWTTHLGVFLGGVLMGYGARLAAGCNIGAYLGGTASFSLHGPLWGVFALLGTALGVRLRPACRLENERAPQGGLPST from the coding sequence ATGGAACGGACGGAGCGACCCCAACCTTTACCCCTCCTCCTCTTTTTCCTGGTCGCTGGAGGGCTCTCTTGGGCGGTTTACCAGGCTTCAGGTGTAAGGCTCCTTGCAGCCTTTTGGGTGGCGGTGCTCCTTGGCATGGCCCTCTTCCACGCCAAGTTCGGCTTCGCCTCGGGCTTCCGCCGCTTCCTGCTCACGGGGGAAAGCCGGCTCCTTAGGGCCCACTTCCTCCTCTTCGCCCTGGCGTGCCTTCTCTTCTTCCCCTTCCTGGCGCAGGGGGAGGCCTTCGGCCAGCCGGTGCAGGGCTTCGTGGTGCCCGTGGGGCTGGCCCTCCTGGTGGGGGCCTTCCTCTTCGGCGTTGGGATGCAGCTCGGGGACGGCTGCGCCTCGGGAACCCTCTACCACACGGGGAGCGGGGACACCCGCGGCATCCTGGTTCTCCTGGGTTTCATGGTGGGCTCCCTCCTCGGGGTCTTCCACCTGCCCTTCTGGCAAGCCCTCCCCGCCTGGGCCCCGGGGAGCGCCCTCACCTGGTTCCCCTCCCCCTACCTGGGCCTGGCCCTCTGGCTGGGGCTTCTGGGCCTCCTCTACCTGATGGTGGCGGGGGTGGAGCGGCGGCGCACCGGGAGGGTGGAGCCCCTCCTCCGCAAGGAGGCCACCCACCCCCTCTTCGGGCCCTGGAGCCTGGTGGGAGGGGCCGCCGTCTTGGCGGTGGGCAGCCTCCTTCTCCTCCTGCTCCAGGGAAGGCCCTGGGGGGTGACCGCGGCCTTCGCCCTTTGGGGAGGCAAGCTGGCGGAGGGCCTGGGCTTTCCCGTGGTGGAGTGGGCCCTCTTCCACAACCCCGCCTTCGCCGAACGGCTCCAGGAGAGCGTCCTCAAGGACCCCACCAGCGTGACCAACTTCGGCCTCTTTCTGGGGGCCTTCCTGGGGGCCGCCCTAGGGGGAGCGCTGCGCTTCCGGGACCTGCGGCGCATCCCCTGGACCACCCACCTGGGGGTCTTCCTGGGCGGGGTCCTCATGGGCTACGGGGCCCGCCTGGCCGCGGGGTGCAACATCGGGGCCTACCTGGGGGGCACGGCCTCCTTCAGCTTGCACGGGCCCCTCTGGGGGGTGTTCGCCCTGCTGGGCACGGCCCTGGGGGTGCGCCTCCGCCCCGCCTGCCGTCTGGAAAACGAACGCGCCCCGCAAGGGGGGCTCCCTAGCACCTGA